One region of Catenuloplanes indicus genomic DNA includes:
- a CDS encoding GntR family transcriptional regulator, translating to MRIVIEDGADVPPYAQIRDQVAALARNGELAAGTRLPAVRALAEQLGLAVNTVARAYRELETAGLVETRGRHGTVITARAAGASAEALRLAGQYATATRTLGVPPGQALDLVRAALGL from the coding sequence GTGCGGATTGTGATCGAGGACGGCGCGGACGTGCCGCCGTATGCGCAGATCAGGGACCAGGTCGCGGCGCTCGCCCGGAACGGGGAGCTGGCCGCCGGCACGCGGCTGCCGGCGGTACGTGCGCTGGCGGAGCAGCTCGGGCTGGCGGTGAACACGGTCGCTCGCGCGTACCGGGAACTGGAGACGGCCGGTCTGGTCGAGACGCGCGGGCGGCACGGGACCGTGATCACGGCCCGTGCCGCCGGGGCGTCCGCCGAGGCGTTGCGGCTCGCCGGGCAGTACGCGACCGCGACGCGCACGCTCGGCGTACCCCCGGGGCAGGCTCTTGATCTGGTGAGGGCGGCGCTGGGACTCTAG
- a CDS encoding NAD-dependent epimerase/dehydratase family protein, translating into MRVVVTGAAGLVGTAAAEALDKAGWSVRGTDRSPGRWVDVAGDLRDPQVRADAVRDTDALVHVAALHAPHVGTVPDAEFWAVNVDATAALLGEAARAGVRRLVYISSTSVYGHALVAQGTAVWVDEELTPKPRDVYDDTKLAAERLIASGPIPAIALRIARCFPERPHVLAGHLLHRAVGVDDVAEAVVLAAGQTAITGVYNIAGAYPFTPGDCRDLFRDAPTLITQRVPRVAAAFRERGWRLPASIDRVYDSRAAARALGYRPRFTALDFLS; encoded by the coding sequence ATGCGGGTGGTGGTCACGGGGGCGGCGGGCCTGGTCGGCACGGCGGCGGCGGAGGCACTGGACAAGGCCGGCTGGTCGGTGCGCGGCACCGACCGCAGCCCCGGCCGGTGGGTCGACGTCGCCGGGGACCTGCGCGACCCGCAGGTCCGCGCGGACGCGGTCCGTGACACCGACGCGCTCGTGCACGTCGCCGCGCTGCACGCACCGCACGTCGGCACGGTGCCCGACGCCGAGTTCTGGGCCGTCAACGTCGACGCGACCGCGGCGCTGCTCGGCGAGGCCGCCCGCGCCGGCGTGCGCCGTCTCGTCTACATCAGCTCCACCAGCGTCTACGGGCACGCGCTGGTCGCGCAGGGCACGGCCGTCTGGGTCGACGAGGAACTCACCCCGAAACCCCGCGACGTGTACGACGACACCAAACTCGCCGCGGAACGCCTCATCGCGTCCGGGCCGATCCCGGCGATCGCGCTGCGGATCGCCCGCTGCTTCCCGGAACGGCCGCACGTGCTCGCCGGTCACCTGCTGCACCGCGCGGTCGGCGTCGACGACGTCGCCGAGGCGGTCGTCCTCGCCGCCGGGCAGACCGCGATCACCGGCGTCTACAACATCGCCGGCGCGTACCCGTTCACGCCCGGCGACTGCCGCGACCTGTTCCGCGATGCCCCGACGCTGATCACCCAGCGGGTGCCGCGGGTCGCGGCCGCGTTCCGTGAACGCGGCTGGCGCCTGCCGGCCAGCATCGACCGGGTCTACGACTCCCGCGCGGCCGCACGCGCCCTCGGCTACCGGCCTCGCTTCACCGCCCTGGACTTCCTCAGCTGA
- a CDS encoding LD-carboxypeptidase: protein MRISPGARVAVLSPSFAALGAFPHVHERGMRVLPDRLGLVPVEHPTTRQVGASAAARAADLTAAWTGPSIAAIMATIGGNDQITVLPHLDPAVFRSVPPKPFAGCRRVQ from the coding sequence ATGCGGATCTCACCGGGCGCGCGGGTGGCGGTGCTGTCCCCGTCGTTCGCGGCGCTCGGCGCGTTCCCGCACGTCCACGAGCGGGGCATGCGGGTGCTGCCCGACCGGCTCGGCCTGGTCCCGGTCGAGCACCCGACGACCCGGCAGGTCGGCGCGTCCGCCGCGGCCCGGGCCGCGGACCTGACCGCCGCGTGGACCGGCCCGTCGATCGCGGCGATCATGGCGACGATCGGCGGGAACGACCAGATCACCGTGCTGCCGCACCTGGACCCGGCCGTGTTCAGGTCGGTGCCGCCGAAGCCGTTCGCCGGGTGTCGCCGGGTTCAGTGA
- a CDS encoding Hsp70 family protein encodes MRVLAIDFGTSNTVAVVRANNGPARALVFDSSPLLPSCVYLDPSGQIRTGRDAERSALHDPSRFEPNPKRRIDDGAVLLGGGEVPVAQLIAAVLRRVGEEAARHLGGAPDELRMTHPAQWGERRRAALFEAARLAGLPQPRLIAEPVAAASYYTAVLGAHLAPGRALAIYDLGGGTFDAAVVRHAGPAGFEVLAQRGLHDLGGLDFDQLLVDHLGRAYGAGTNPLWQGLIAPRDAAQRRQRTLLYDDVRGAKESLSRANSADVHVPSMDISAHVTREEFDGLLRPHLGRTVDTLLETVAAARLAPTHLAGVFLVGGSSRIPLVASLLHNRLGVAPTTLEQPETVVAEGAAYHGGPAPTPAQRPAPVSVPPYQPVSTSGGPAYPTSGPPQMQPPPPVMHQAPPMHQQPVMHPPMVAKGPVAPPRPPVMTGVPKRVWYKDPRWIWAIALINIIWILCCVCLYLIPESDTDGGPGSTPTPYTTY; translated from the coding sequence ATGCGCGTCCTGGCGATCGATTTCGGCACCTCCAACACCGTGGCCGTGGTGCGGGCGAACAACGGCCCGGCACGCGCGCTGGTCTTCGACTCCTCGCCGCTGCTGCCGTCCTGCGTCTACCTCGACCCCAGCGGCCAGATCCGCACCGGCCGGGACGCGGAACGGTCGGCGCTGCACGACCCGTCCCGGTTCGAGCCGAACCCGAAGCGCCGCATCGACGACGGCGCGGTCCTGCTCGGCGGCGGTGAGGTCCCGGTCGCGCAGCTGATCGCGGCCGTGCTGCGCCGCGTCGGTGAGGAGGCCGCCCGGCACCTCGGCGGCGCACCGGACGAGCTGCGGATGACCCACCCGGCGCAGTGGGGCGAACGCCGCCGCGCCGCGCTGTTCGAGGCCGCGCGGCTGGCCGGGCTGCCGCAGCCGCGGCTGATCGCCGAACCGGTCGCGGCCGCGTCCTACTACACCGCGGTCCTCGGCGCGCACCTCGCGCCCGGCCGCGCACTGGCCATCTACGACCTCGGCGGCGGCACGTTCGACGCGGCCGTGGTCCGGCACGCCGGCCCGGCCGGGTTCGAGGTCCTCGCCCAGCGCGGCCTGCACGACCTCGGTGGTCTCGACTTCGACCAGTTGCTCGTCGACCATCTCGGCCGCGCGTACGGGGCCGGCACGAACCCGCTCTGGCAGGGCCTGATCGCCCCGCGCGACGCGGCGCAGCGCCGGCAGCGGACGCTGCTCTACGACGACGTGCGCGGCGCGAAGGAGTCACTGTCGCGGGCCAACAGCGCGGACGTGCACGTGCCGTCGATGGACATCTCCGCGCACGTCACCCGCGAGGAGTTCGACGGGCTGCTGCGCCCGCACCTCGGCCGGACCGTCGACACGCTGCTGGAGACGGTCGCCGCCGCCCGGCTCGCCCCGACCCACCTGGCCGGGGTGTTCCTGGTCGGCGGGTCGTCACGGATCCCGCTGGTCGCGAGCCTGCTGCACAACCGGCTCGGTGTCGCACCCACCACGCTGGAGCAGCCGGAGACCGTCGTCGCCGAGGGCGCCGCCTACCACGGCGGGCCGGCACCGACCCCGGCGCAGCGGCCCGCGCCGGTGTCCGTGCCGCCGTACCAGCCGGTCAGCACGTCCGGCGGGCCGGCCTACCCGACGTCCGGGCCGCCGCAGATGCAGCCGCCCCCGCCGGTCATGCACCAGGCCCCGCCGATGCACCAGCAGCCGGTCATGCACCCGCCGATGGTCGCCAAGGGCCCGGTCGCACCACCGCGCCCGCCGGTGATGACCGGCGTACCGAAACGCGTCTGGTACAAGGACCCGCGCTGGATCTGGGCGATCGCCCTGATCAACATCATCTGGATCCTGTGCTGCGTGTGCCTGTACCTGATCCCGGAGTCCGACACCGACGGCGGGCCCGGCTCCACCCCGACGCCGTACACGACATACTGA
- a CDS encoding glycerophosphodiester phosphodiesterase, giving the protein MDHPYLDTPAPIAFAHRGGAADGPENTAESFARAVQLGYRYVETDVHTTADGIPVIFHDPDLRRLTGRPERVAELTWADLATVRVAGAAAVPRLDEVLDAWPHVRFNIDVKADGGEEPTVRVIESVVAQDRVLLASFSDARLTRIRALAPRIATSMGMRAVAKLRVASLAGRRLRLPASVVAAQVPPRYGRLPVVDARFVRAAHAQGLQVHVWTIDDPAQMHALLDLGVDGIMTDRLDVLRDVYTQRGVWPA; this is encoded by the coding sequence GTGGATCACCCGTACCTGGACACGCCGGCCCCGATCGCGTTCGCTCACCGTGGCGGCGCCGCGGACGGCCCGGAGAACACGGCGGAGTCGTTCGCGCGGGCGGTGCAGCTCGGCTACCGGTACGTGGAGACCGACGTGCACACCACCGCGGACGGCATCCCGGTGATCTTCCACGACCCGGACCTGCGGCGGCTCACCGGCCGCCCCGAGCGGGTCGCGGAACTCACCTGGGCCGACCTGGCCACCGTGCGCGTCGCGGGCGCGGCGGCCGTACCCCGGCTGGACGAGGTCCTGGACGCGTGGCCGCACGTGCGGTTCAACATCGACGTGAAGGCCGACGGCGGCGAGGAACCCACCGTCCGGGTGATCGAGTCGGTGGTCGCGCAGGACCGGGTGCTGCTGGCCAGTTTCTCCGACGCGCGCCTGACCCGCATCCGCGCGCTCGCACCGCGGATCGCCACGTCGATGGGGATGCGCGCGGTCGCGAAGCTGCGCGTGGCGTCGCTGGCCGGCCGGCGGCTGCGGCTGCCGGCGTCGGTGGTGGCGGCGCAGGTCCCGCCCCGGTACGGGCGGCTGCCGGTGGTCGACGCCCGGTTCGTGCGGGCCGCGCACGCGCAGGGCTTGCAGGTGCACGTGTGGACCATCGATGATCCCGCACAGATGCACGCGCTGCTCGACCTGGGCGTGGACGGCATCATGACCGACCGTCTCGACGTCCTACGGGACGTCTACACCCAGCGCGGCGTCTGGCCCGCCTGA
- a CDS encoding MFS transporter: MTAAAVPATGRERTGWYFYDWAMSAFSTTVITVFLGPFLTSVTKVAAGCELGADSCDATVSPLGITIAPGSFYPYLVSLSVLLTVFVLPVTGAIADRSRHKKVMLAATAFLGAGATIAMAFVTGDRYLLGGALFVIGNVALGASVVVYNSFLPQLGGPDERDRISSRGWALGYLGGGLLLALNLVALTMFENPDDPRSTLDIARWCIVSAGVWWALFTLVPLFWLTERPSAEAVEARGRNLLLDGFVQLGHTIRQMRTYPLTLFFLAAFLIYNDGIQTVISLASQYGTEELRLGQSTLIITILIVQFLAFGGALLLGRVAAAIGAWKTVLASLVLWTLVILGAFWLPAGAPVPFMLLGAAIGLVMGGSQALSRSLFSQMIPAGKEGEYYGFYEISDKGTSWLGPLLFGLVFQLTSSYRIGLISLLVFFVAGFALLLFVPVRRAIVAAGNVPPKLL; the protein is encoded by the coding sequence ATGACTGCTGCTGCCGTGCCGGCCACCGGACGGGAACGCACCGGCTGGTACTTCTACGACTGGGCGATGTCGGCGTTCTCGACCACGGTCATCACCGTGTTCCTCGGCCCGTTCCTGACCAGCGTCACGAAGGTCGCGGCCGGCTGCGAGCTCGGCGCGGACTCCTGCGACGCGACCGTCTCCCCGCTCGGGATCACGATCGCGCCCGGCTCGTTCTACCCGTACCTGGTGTCGCTGTCGGTGCTGCTGACCGTGTTCGTGCTGCCGGTCACCGGCGCGATCGCGGACCGGTCCCGGCACAAGAAGGTCATGCTGGCCGCGACCGCGTTCCTCGGTGCGGGCGCGACGATCGCGATGGCGTTCGTGACCGGCGACCGCTACCTGCTCGGCGGCGCCCTGTTCGTGATCGGCAACGTCGCGCTCGGCGCGTCGGTGGTCGTCTACAACTCGTTCCTGCCGCAGCTCGGCGGCCCGGACGAACGCGACCGGATCTCCAGCCGCGGCTGGGCGCTCGGCTATCTCGGCGGCGGCCTGCTGCTGGCGCTGAACCTGGTCGCGCTGACCATGTTCGAGAACCCGGACGACCCTCGCTCGACGCTGGACATCGCCCGCTGGTGCATCGTCTCGGCCGGAGTCTGGTGGGCGCTGTTCACGCTCGTCCCGCTGTTCTGGCTCACGGAACGCCCGTCCGCCGAGGCGGTCGAGGCACGCGGCCGCAACCTCCTGCTCGACGGGTTCGTGCAGCTCGGCCACACGATCCGGCAGATGCGCACGTACCCGCTGACGCTGTTCTTCCTGGCCGCGTTCCTGATCTACAACGACGGCATCCAGACCGTGATCAGCCTCGCCAGCCAGTACGGCACCGAGGAGCTGCGCCTCGGCCAGTCCACCCTGATCATCACGATCCTGATCGTGCAGTTCCTCGCGTTCGGCGGCGCGCTGCTGCTCGGCCGGGTCGCCGCCGCGATCGGCGCGTGGAAGACCGTGCTGGCCAGCCTGGTGCTGTGGACGCTCGTCATCCTCGGCGCGTTCTGGCTGCCGGCCGGGGCCCCGGTGCCGTTCATGCTGCTCGGCGCGGCCATCGGCCTGGTCATGGGCGGCAGCCAGGCGCTGTCGCGGTCGCTGTTCTCGCAGATGATCCCGGCCGGCAAGGAGGGCGAGTACTACGGCTTCTACGAGATCAGCGACAAGGGCACGTCCTGGCTCGGCCCGCTGCTGTTCGGCCTGGTCTTCCAGCTCACCAGCAGCTACCGGATCGGCCTGATCAGCCTGCTGGTCTTCTTCGTCGCCGGGTTCGCGCTGCTGCTGTTCGTCCCGGTGCGCCGCGCGATCGTCGCGGCCGGCAACGTACCCCCGAAGCTGCTCTGA
- a CDS encoding ArsR/SmtB family transcription factor — MARAATTSDAFNAIAEPQRRDILTLLRTGERPATDLARALGMSAPQASKHLRVLREVGLVQVREAGKQRLYTLDARGLQPIHEWTGGFAQFWSGSFDRLDTYVQDLKQTRQET; from the coding sequence ATGGCACGAGCAGCGACGACCTCGGACGCGTTCAACGCGATCGCCGAGCCGCAGCGGCGCGACATCCTCACGCTGCTGCGCACCGGCGAACGCCCGGCCACCGACCTCGCCCGCGCACTCGGCATGAGCGCGCCCCAGGCATCCAAACACCTCCGGGTGCTGCGCGAGGTCGGCCTCGTCCAGGTCCGCGAAGCGGGCAAACAGCGGCTCTACACCCTCGACGCCCGCGGGCTGCAACCGATCCACGAATGGACCGGCGGTTTCGCGCAGTTCTGGAGCGGCAGCTTCGACCGGCTCGACACCTACGTGCAGGACCTGAAGCAGACACGGCAGGAGACCTGA
- a CDS encoding SRPBCC domain-containing protein, which produces MTDREILVTRLIDAPRELVFEAFTDVRHLSRWWGPDGFTTTTHTFAFTAGGEWTFVMHGPDGTDYPEWITWTEIAAPERITLLHGETAGDPNAFETTLTFTPDGTGTRVQMRTVFPTKEQRDEAAEKYHAIEGGQQTLGNLAAYVTGTGH; this is translated from the coding sequence ATGACCGACCGCGAAATCCTCGTCACCCGACTCATCGACGCACCACGCGAACTCGTCTTCGAGGCGTTCACCGACGTCCGGCACCTGTCCCGCTGGTGGGGCCCGGACGGCTTCACCACCACGACCCACACCTTCGCGTTCACGGCCGGCGGCGAATGGACCTTCGTCATGCACGGCCCGGACGGCACCGACTACCCCGAATGGATCACCTGGACAGAGATCGCCGCACCCGAACGCATCACGCTCCTGCACGGCGAGACAGCCGGCGACCCGAACGCCTTCGAAACCACGCTGACGTTCACCCCCGACGGTACGGGAACCCGCGTCCAGATGCGCACCGTGTTCCCGACCAAGGAACAACGGGACGAGGCCGCGGAGAAGTACCACGCGATCGAAGGCGGACAGCAGACCCTCGGCAACCTCGCCGCGTACGTGACCGGGACAGGCCACTGA
- a CDS encoding dihydrofolate reductase family protein has protein sequence MAVFFSVSMSLDGVIAPHSPDELMGRRWVQLQSWVFPQRFFRENLKLGGGGEEQRDNDILRETFDRTGASIMGKRMFDAGAAAWPEEAPFHTPVYVITHEKRDPWERPGGTVFHFVNDGIEAALEAARAAAEDRDVRIAGGAETIRQYLNAGLIDEFSIALSPMMFGDGARLFDGVDQTRAELEQISAESPSARATHLRYAVRRR, from the coding sequence ATGGCCGTGTTCTTCAGCGTCTCCATGTCACTCGACGGCGTCATCGCACCGCACTCACCGGACGAACTCATGGGACGACGATGGGTGCAACTACAGTCGTGGGTGTTCCCACAGCGGTTCTTCCGGGAAAACCTGAAACTCGGCGGCGGCGGCGAGGAACAGCGGGACAACGACATCCTCCGGGAGACGTTCGACCGCACCGGGGCGAGCATCATGGGCAAACGCATGTTCGACGCCGGGGCGGCGGCATGGCCCGAGGAAGCACCGTTCCACACCCCGGTGTACGTCATCACGCACGAGAAACGGGACCCGTGGGAACGGCCCGGCGGCACCGTCTTCCACTTCGTCAACGACGGCATCGAGGCGGCACTGGAAGCAGCCCGCGCGGCCGCCGAAGACCGGGACGTGCGCATCGCCGGGGGCGCAGAGACGATCCGGCAGTACCTCAACGCCGGGCTGATCGACGAATTCTCGATCGCGCTGTCGCCGATGATGTTCGGGGACGGAGCCCGGCTGTTCGACGGGGTTGACCAGACACGGGCCGAACTGGAGCAGATCAGTGCGGAATCGCCGTCGGCACGGGCGACGCATCTCAGGTACGCGGTGCGGCGGCGGTAG
- a CDS encoding SDR family NAD(P)-dependent oxidoreductase, translated as MTGSWRAADIPDLSGRVAVVTGTSSGLGAVIAAELAGRGAHVIHGVRDPAAVPGVDARRLDLADLDVVAGFAGSVDGFDVLVNNAGVMWPPLRRTRQGFEWQFGVNHLGHFALTALLWPRRRPGARVVTMSSILHRTGRLDLADPNYLHRRYSPEGAYAQSKYANVVFGLELHRRGGMSVVAHPGYARSRLQTSGPTGVRAAVGRVMNPVFGQPASVGALPALFAATAPEAVSGSFVGPSFLQLWGGPVVVAPVSGARDAALGERLWAVSEELTGIPFAV; from the coding sequence ATGACGGGATCGTGGCGGGCAGCGGATATTCCGGATCTGAGCGGGAGGGTCGCGGTCGTCACGGGCACGTCCAGTGGTCTGGGTGCGGTGATCGCGGCGGAGCTGGCTGGGCGAGGCGCGCACGTGATTCACGGGGTGCGTGATCCGGCCGCGGTCCCGGGGGTGGATGCGCGCCGGCTGGATCTGGCGGACCTGGACGTGGTGGCGGGTTTCGCGGGGTCGGTGGACGGTTTCGACGTGCTGGTGAACAACGCCGGGGTGATGTGGCCGCCGCTGCGGCGTACCCGGCAGGGTTTCGAATGGCAGTTCGGGGTGAACCACCTGGGGCATTTCGCGTTGACGGCGTTGCTGTGGCCGCGGCGGCGGCCCGGGGCGCGGGTGGTGACGATGTCGTCGATCCTGCACCGGACCGGTCGTCTGGATCTGGCTGATCCGAATTATCTGCACCGGCGGTATTCGCCGGAGGGTGCGTACGCGCAGTCGAAGTACGCGAACGTGGTGTTCGGTCTGGAGTTGCATCGGCGGGGCGGGATGAGCGTGGTCGCGCACCCGGGTTATGCGCGGTCGCGTCTGCAGACGTCAGGCCCGACGGGGGTACGGGCGGCGGTGGGCCGGGTGATGAATCCGGTGTTCGGTCAGCCGGCGTCGGTGGGTGCGTTGCCGGCGTTGTTCGCGGCGACGGCGCCGGAGGCGGTGTCCGGTTCGTTCGTCGGTCCGTCGTTTTTGCAGCTGTGGGGTGGTCCGGTGGTGGTCGCGCCGGTGTCCGGGGCGCGGGATGCGGCGTTGGGGGAGCGGTTGTGGGCGGTGTCGGAGGAGCTGACCGGGATCCCGTTCGCCGTGTGA
- a CDS encoding nucleoside hydrolase produces the protein MDGLRPLLIDCDPGVDDMVALLLACASPEVSLLGVSTVAGNVGGALTARNALDVLALAGRADVPVAVGADRPLVVAGLRGRRGAHGDTGLGGARLPVSPAEPVGVHAVPFLAAAIEASERPVTLVALGPLTNVALLFALYPDVAARLGRLVVMGGAAGAGNVTPVAEFNVWADPEAAYRVLSAPGLPRVVPTTMVGLDVTLRTLIGPADAAGLRAAGGAGPVVADAIAGYVSGVPAGGGVPMHDAVAVAEAVRPGILECRPARVEVDHGFGPERGRTRVGPGGAGVSVAVGADFPAVVRFVLERIV, from the coding sequence GTGGATGGCCTGAGACCGCTGTTGATCGACTGTGATCCGGGTGTCGACGACATGGTGGCGTTGTTGCTGGCGTGCGCGAGCCCGGAGGTGTCGCTGCTCGGGGTGAGCACGGTGGCGGGGAACGTGGGTGGTGCGCTGACCGCGCGGAACGCCTTGGATGTGCTGGCGCTGGCCGGCCGGGCGGATGTGCCGGTGGCGGTGGGCGCGGACCGGCCGCTGGTCGTGGCGGGTTTGCGGGGTCGTCGGGGTGCGCACGGTGACACGGGTCTGGGTGGGGCGCGGTTGCCGGTGTCGCCGGCCGAGCCGGTGGGTGTGCACGCGGTGCCGTTCCTGGCGGCGGCGATCGAGGCGTCGGAGCGTCCGGTGACGTTGGTGGCGCTGGGTCCGTTGACGAACGTGGCGTTGCTGTTCGCGCTGTACCCGGATGTGGCGGCCCGGCTGGGGCGGCTGGTGGTGATGGGTGGTGCGGCCGGTGCCGGCAACGTCACGCCGGTGGCGGAGTTCAACGTGTGGGCGGATCCGGAGGCGGCGTACCGGGTGTTGTCCGCGCCGGGACTGCCGCGGGTGGTGCCGACGACGATGGTGGGTCTGGACGTGACGTTGCGGACGTTGATCGGCCCGGCGGACGCAGCCGGGTTGCGGGCGGCCGGTGGTGCGGGGCCGGTGGTGGCGGATGCGATCGCGGGGTACGTGTCCGGTGTGCCGGCCGGTGGTGGGGTGCCGATGCATGACGCGGTGGCGGTGGCGGAGGCGGTGCGGCCCGGGATTCTGGAGTGCCGGCCGGCGCGGGTGGAGGTGGATCACGGGTTCGGTCCGGAGCGTGGGCGGACCCGGGTCGGGCCGGGTGGTGCGGGGGTGTCGGTGGCGGTCGGTGCGGATTTTCCGGCGGTGGTGCGGTTCGTCCTGGAGCGGATCGTCTGA
- a CDS encoding TSUP family transporter translates to MAAAAAGWVDAVVGGGGLLLLPALMIAAPGVPLATALGTNKLAAIAGTATAAVTYARRTKIDWWVAGPAAGAAVVLSGVGAVLAGSVPASAYRPVVLGVLAGVALFVTFRPRMGVTSEPEKRTRTRAAVVVAVAGGLIAFYDGMIGPGTGTFLVLAFTTVIGADFVHASAMAKMVNAGTNLGALVVFGLGGHVFWTLGLAMAVCNIVGATFGARMALRRGSGFVRVVLLVVVLALLVKLSWDQWMA, encoded by the coding sequence GTGGCGGCCGCGGCTGCGGGCTGGGTCGATGCGGTGGTCGGTGGTGGCGGGTTGCTGCTGTTGCCGGCGTTGATGATCGCAGCGCCGGGGGTGCCGCTGGCGACGGCGTTGGGGACGAACAAGCTGGCGGCGATCGCGGGTACGGCGACGGCGGCGGTGACGTACGCGCGCCGGACGAAGATCGACTGGTGGGTGGCGGGTCCGGCGGCGGGTGCGGCGGTGGTGCTGTCCGGGGTGGGTGCGGTGCTGGCCGGTAGTGTGCCGGCGTCGGCGTACCGGCCGGTGGTGTTGGGTGTGCTGGCGGGTGTGGCGTTGTTCGTGACGTTCCGGCCGCGGATGGGTGTGACGTCGGAGCCGGAGAAGCGGACCCGGACGCGGGCGGCCGTGGTGGTGGCGGTCGCGGGTGGGCTGATCGCGTTCTACGACGGGATGATCGGTCCGGGTACGGGGACGTTTTTGGTGCTGGCGTTCACGACGGTGATCGGGGCGGATTTCGTGCATGCGTCGGCGATGGCGAAGATGGTGAACGCGGGCACGAACCTGGGTGCGCTGGTGGTGTTCGGTCTGGGTGGGCACGTCTTCTGGACGTTGGGTCTGGCGATGGCGGTGTGCAACATCGTGGGGGCGACGTTCGGTGCGCGGATGGCGTTGCGGCGCGGTTCGGGTTTCGTGCGGGTCGTGTTGCTGGTGGTGGTGCTGGCGTTGCTGGTGAAACTATCGTGGGACCAGTGGATGGCCTGA
- a CDS encoding endonuclease/exonuclease/phosphatase family protein yields MRLATFNILHGRSLRDGTVDADRLTDAIKTLDADILGLQEVDRAQARSHHLDLTVLAADALGATHHRFAAAVVGTPGEGFRPLTHDDDGADEPNYGIGLVSRWPVRQWRIVRLPAAPVRSPVFTPKPILIRDEPRVLLAAVVEPPWGGTLTVATTHLSFVPGWNLVQLRAVIRALRGMPGPRLLTGDLNLPAGVATRMTRWRTLARTPTFPSPAPSLQLDHVLLDPRDTGGLGQVISVDTPEVPVSDHRPLVVHLASPGQ; encoded by the coding sequence GTGCGCCTCGCCACCTTCAACATCCTGCACGGCCGCTCCCTGCGCGACGGGACCGTCGACGCCGACCGGCTCACCGACGCCATCAAAACCCTCGACGCCGACATCCTCGGCCTCCAGGAAGTCGACCGCGCCCAAGCCCGCAGCCACCACCTCGACCTCACCGTCCTCGCCGCCGACGCCCTCGGCGCCACCCACCACCGCTTCGCCGCCGCCGTCGTCGGCACCCCCGGCGAGGGCTTCCGCCCCCTCACCCACGACGACGACGGCGCCGACGAACCCAACTACGGCATCGGCCTCGTCTCCCGCTGGCCGGTCCGGCAATGGCGCATCGTCCGGCTCCCCGCCGCACCCGTCCGCTCCCCCGTCTTCACCCCCAAACCCATCCTCATCCGCGACGAACCCCGCGTCCTGCTCGCCGCCGTCGTCGAACCACCCTGGGGCGGCACCCTCACCGTCGCCACCACCCACCTGTCGTTCGTCCCCGGCTGGAACCTCGTCCAGCTCCGCGCCGTCATCCGCGCCCTGCGCGGCATGCCCGGACCACGACTGCTGACCGGCGACCTCAACCTCCCCGCCGGCGTCGCCACCCGGATGACCCGCTGGCGCACCCTCGCCCGCACCCCCACCTTCCCCAGCCCCGCACCGTCACTACAGCTCGACCACGTCCTGCTCGACCCCCGCGACACCGGCGGACTCGGCCAGGTCATCAGCGTCGACACCCCCGAGGTACCCGTCTCCGACCACCGGCCGCTCGTCGTCCACCTCGCCTCACCCGGCCAGTAG